From the Ruminiclostridium josui JCM 17888 genome, one window contains:
- a CDS encoding helix-turn-helix domain-containing protein: MSRIGQDINKVRLKKGMTPKQLAKALGVSERYILDIESGKKIVSDDMIGRISKALDFELGPIGLFASDDKFAPDIRKDENVRSVKKVAPVASDGPVQQVWDDAFGNILKTVPVYGYKMDRIIDKKLLPIEKNKVEGYAKEKVFYLIIEDTDMAGFRIFKGDRAFGVLENQIDKDGFFLIEYNGERVVRQVKKLQGDKLLLVYNRGTLITETVSTKEIKVIARLVKLEVIL, translated from the coding sequence ATGAGTAGAATAGGCCAAGACATAAATAAGGTGAGGCTAAAAAAAGGAATGACTCCAAAGCAGCTTGCAAAAGCACTGGGAGTTTCAGAAAGATATATACTGGATATTGAATCCGGCAAAAAAATAGTTAGTGATGACATGATTGGGAGAATATCGAAGGCACTTGACTTTGAACTTGGGCCTATAGGGCTTTTTGCTTCAGATGATAAGTTTGCACCGGATATTAGAAAGGATGAAAATGTACGTTCCGTTAAAAAAGTGGCACCGGTTGCTTCTGACGGGCCTGTACAGCAGGTATGGGATGATGCTTTCGGAAATATTTTAAAAACTGTACCGGTTTATGGCTACAAGATGGACAGGATTATTGACAAAAAACTGCTTCCTATCGAAAAAAACAAGGTGGAGGGTTACGCAAAAGAAAAGGTTTTCTATTTGATTATAGAAGACACTGATATGGCCGGTTTCAGAATATTTAAAGGGGACAGGGCCTTTGGAGTTCTTGAAAATCAGATAGACAAGGACGGCTTTTTTCTTATTGAATACAATGGTGAAAGAGTTGTAAGGCAGGTAAAAAAACTTCAGGGGGACAAGCTTCTTCTGGTATACAATAGAGGAACCCTTATAACAGAAACTGTAAGTACCAAGGAAATCAAGGTAATTGCTAGACTGGTAAAGCTGGAAGTAATTCTTTAA
- the trmB gene encoding tRNA (guanosine(46)-N7)-methyltransferase TrmB → MRLRRKPWARPELAACDFYVKDPPSYKGKWREFFGNNNPIHLELGCGKGGFISKLAADNQNINYIAVDIKSEVLGLAKRKIEKEYNERGIEIKNIRLMSQNIELIDNMLSPEDSIDKIYINFCNPWPKTPYKKKRLTHGKQLIKYKKFMASGAEIWFKTDDDGLFKDSVKYFEENGFIIKYKTFNLHESGFEENILTEHEIMFSEEGIPIKFLIAEYRIELPEAACNGTKAKEDN, encoded by the coding sequence GTGAGGCTTAGAAGAAAACCATGGGCAAGACCTGAACTGGCAGCATGTGATTTTTATGTTAAGGATCCGCCCAGTTATAAAGGAAAATGGAGAGAGTTTTTTGGTAATAACAATCCGATACATCTGGAACTGGGGTGCGGCAAGGGAGGCTTTATATCTAAACTTGCTGCTGATAATCAAAACATAAACTATATAGCTGTAGATATAAAAAGTGAAGTTCTAGGACTTGCAAAACGAAAGATTGAGAAGGAATATAATGAAAGAGGCATTGAAATAAAGAATATCAGGCTTATGTCTCAGAATATTGAGTTGATTGACAATATGTTGTCACCTGAAGATTCTATTGACAAGATATATATTAACTTCTGCAATCCGTGGCCTAAGACTCCGTACAAGAAAAAAAGACTGACACACGGTAAACAGCTTATAAAATATAAGAAATTTATGGCGTCAGGTGCGGAAATATGGTTTAAGACTGATGATGATGGTCTTTTTAAAGATTCAGTAAAATATTTTGAAGAAAATGGGTTTATAATAAAATATAAAACATTTAATTTACATGAAAGCGGCTTTGAGGAAAATATTCTAACTGAGCATGAGATTATGTTCTCCGAAGAAGGAATTCCAATTAAATTTTTGATTGCAGAATATAGAATAGAACTACCAGAAGCTGCTTGCAATGGTACAAAAGCAAAAGAGGATAATTAA
- a CDS encoding class I SAM-dependent methyltransferase, translating to MSFYQKISKYYDYIFPTGKEQIDFLREIAGEPPKSILDIACGTGGYSLELERQGYNVTAVDLDKEMINRLEIKAKENNQSVRFMQGNMLELGNKISDSFDLVFCIGNSIVHLENLEQIRDFIKTTKQLTGKDGNLVLQIINFDRIILRDIKSLPTIENKEMGLTFERNYRYDKNCNRIYFNTCLSVDGEVYKNEIPLYPLREDELVEAVSESGFKRVKLFSDFNGNEFDKYNSFMLVLWAR from the coding sequence ATGTCATTTTATCAAAAGATTTCTAAATATTACGATTACATTTTTCCAACGGGAAAAGAGCAGATTGATTTCCTTAGGGAAATTGCGGGTGAACCACCAAAATCCATACTAGATATAGCCTGTGGTACAGGGGGATATTCTCTTGAACTGGAAAGACAGGGCTACAATGTAACAGCTGTGGATTTAGACAAAGAAATGATAAATCGCCTTGAAATTAAAGCAAAAGAAAATAATCAATCAGTAAGGTTTATGCAGGGAAATATGCTTGAACTGGGGAATAAGATTTCTGATAGCTTTGATTTGGTTTTTTGTATTGGAAACTCCATAGTACATCTTGAAAACTTGGAGCAGATAAGGGATTTTATAAAGACTACAAAACAGCTGACGGGTAAAGATGGCAACCTTGTGCTGCAGATAATAAACTTTGACAGAATAATACTGAGGGATATAAAGAGTCTGCCTACTATTGAAAACAAAGAAATGGGACTTACTTTTGAGAGAAATTACAGATACGACAAGAACTGCAACAGGATATATTTTAATACTTGTCTTAGTGTTGACGGAGAAGTATATAAAAATGAAATACCTCTTTATCCCCTTAGGGAGGACGAACTAGTAGAAGCGGTTTCGGAGTCAGGGTTCAAAAGAGTAAAACTTTTTTCAGATTTTAACGGAAATGAGTTTGACAAATACAACTCATTTATGTTAGTACTTTGGGCAAGATAG
- a CDS encoding ABC transporter ATP-binding protein, which yields MKEVLRIENLTKKYGKGQNEVTAVDNISFSVGKGEFVAIIGPSGSGKSTLLHLIGGVDKPTSGKVYIDDEDIYGLREKDLSILRRRKVGFVFQAYNLIPVLTAEENILMPLLLDNRKEDKQYIDELLKILDLKDRRKHLPSELSGGQQQRVSIGRALANKPSIILADEPTGNLDTKNSREVLELLKYSAKKYNQTLILISHDMNIASMADRVISIVDGKISSDEVVRQ from the coding sequence ATGAAAGAAGTTTTAAGAATTGAAAATTTAACAAAGAAATATGGTAAAGGACAAAATGAGGTAACTGCAGTTGACAATATTAGTTTTTCAGTTGGAAAAGGTGAGTTTGTTGCAATTATAGGGCCAAGCGGCTCCGGTAAAAGTACATTGCTGCATTTAATCGGAGGAGTTGATAAACCCACATCGGGTAAAGTATATATTGACGACGAGGATATTTATGGCCTTAGGGAAAAGGATTTATCCATATTAAGAAGAAGAAAAGTGGGCTTTGTATTTCAAGCATATAACCTTATCCCAGTATTAACAGCAGAAGAGAATATTCTCATGCCTCTGCTTCTGGACAACAGGAAGGAAGATAAGCAATACATTGACGAACTACTAAAAATACTTGATTTAAAAGATAGAAGAAAGCACCTACCATCAGAACTTTCAGGAGGGCAGCAGCAGCGAGTTTCAATAGGTAGGGCACTTGCAAACAAACCATCAATAATTTTAGCTGATGAGCCTACAGGAAACCTTGATACAAAAAACTCCAGAGAAGTTCTGGAATTGTTAAAATACTCCGCAAAAAAATATAATCAGACTCTTATACTCATTTCACATGATATGAATATAGCAAGTATGGCGGACAGGGTTATAAGTATTGTGGACGGTAAAATTTCTTCCGATGAGGTGGTGAGACAATGA
- a CDS encoding FtsX-like permease family protein has protein sequence MKNYSVLTSRYLKKHRGRTILTLIGIIIAIAMFTAIGTIYYSAIASEIKNAKANGDYQVYFYDLGKENVNTLYSNAEFKNGGAIRQEGTYKFENDKLTESLRTIDIKSYDAAAFKDIFNVKLIEGRLPKNSSEILIDKKMNAVLKDKKISNVLNGTLTGSGKSSSAKEYTIVGVYDSNYVTNTALSYLDIKTSSDSKDYIFYANMKSEKNIVDNAQKIAKANNVKLDINTRLLYLMGEGPDKARNDGMEEIFAIIAGFVVVCTVVVIYNAFNISVMERIKHFGILRSIGATKTQIRRLVFKEAAIMSAISIPIGIASGFAGIFITFKLFINGFLGAFEIGFYPQVIIVAALLGIFTVFISAFFPARTASKVSPIDAIRGTVVVKGDKAKRRGGRWARLLFSFEGQVAYKNIKRNRKRFYITCISLMISIVMFVFFSNFIDIFVQSSKIATQAVKVEGTFINNDNVNLENLTKQVKELKGIKETYEITNKYIPYTLDKNMLSEKFADSLINNEKPEEYGQNYFINSVNMICYDENCLKLLNKENKTNIDYESFKNNNEVIIVNKARGRMNNTTIFDSFTKYKVGDEIKLPVLNSNYLKTKDTEELKRLIDNGKTLTFKVAGVVEYETVLQNIPYNSFGIIMSHDSYKRLTGTNELTILALNFDSPEHADNNYEKLNMLADENNAQYIDVYKQKKEFDDLMNQMMILVYGFISLIILISTVNIINTVTINLLVKKREYATFKAIGMTKGQFQKLVLLEGGLFGIIACIIGLPIAFLLTYFGIIVNNPVGDIGYQAAWWPYIYGGLGMIAITLLAALFPLSKLNDMNIVESLRVEE, from the coding sequence ATGAAAAACTATTCAGTACTTACCTCACGGTATTTAAAAAAACATAGGGGAAGAACCATACTTACTCTTATAGGGATTATTATAGCCATAGCAATGTTTACGGCTATAGGAACTATTTACTACAGTGCCATTGCCAGTGAAATAAAAAATGCAAAGGCAAACGGTGATTATCAAGTTTACTTCTACGATTTGGGAAAGGAAAATGTCAATACTTTATATTCCAATGCCGAGTTTAAAAATGGTGGAGCAATAAGACAGGAAGGCACATATAAGTTTGAAAATGATAAATTGACAGAATCTTTGAGGACAATTGACATAAAAAGCTATGACGCTGCAGCATTTAAAGATATATTCAATGTTAAGCTAATAGAAGGGCGACTCCCTAAAAATAGTTCTGAAATATTAATAGACAAAAAAATGAATGCTGTTTTAAAGGACAAAAAGATAAGCAATGTATTAAATGGTACTTTGACAGGAAGCGGTAAATCATCAAGTGCCAAAGAGTATACTATTGTTGGGGTATACGACAGTAACTATGTAACCAATACTGCATTAAGCTATCTGGATATCAAGACTTCCTCCGATTCAAAGGATTATATCTTTTATGCAAATATGAAAAGCGAAAAGAATATAGTAGATAATGCACAAAAAATAGCAAAAGCAAATAATGTAAAACTTGATATAAACACACGACTTTTATATCTTATGGGAGAAGGACCGGACAAAGCCAGAAACGATGGCATGGAAGAGATATTTGCTATAATTGCAGGATTTGTTGTTGTCTGCACAGTGGTAGTTATATATAATGCATTTAATATATCAGTAATGGAGAGAATCAAGCATTTCGGTATACTCCGAAGCATTGGAGCAACAAAAACTCAGATAAGAAGGTTGGTATTCAAAGAAGCTGCAATAATGAGTGCAATATCTATACCTATTGGTATTGCTTCAGGCTTTGCTGGAATATTTATCACTTTTAAACTCTTTATAAATGGTTTCCTTGGAGCTTTTGAAATTGGTTTCTATCCACAGGTAATTATTGTTGCTGCCCTTTTAGGAATTTTTACAGTATTTATTTCTGCATTTTTCCCGGCAAGAACAGCGTCAAAGGTTTCTCCAATAGATGCAATAAGGGGTACTGTAGTTGTAAAAGGAGACAAGGCGAAAAGAAGAGGAGGCCGTTGGGCCAGACTGCTTTTCAGTTTTGAAGGTCAGGTTGCATACAAGAATATCAAGAGAAACAGAAAGAGATTTTATATTACTTGTATATCACTTATGATATCCATTGTTATGTTTGTATTTTTCTCTAACTTTATTGATATATTTGTACAGAGCAGTAAAATAGCAACGCAAGCTGTAAAGGTTGAAGGTACTTTTATTAATAACGACAATGTGAATCTTGAAAACCTGACTAAACAGGTTAAGGAATTGAAGGGAATCAAAGAAACATACGAAATTACTAACAAGTATATACCCTATACCCTTGATAAAAATATGCTTTCAGAAAAATTTGCTGATTCTCTAATTAATAATGAAAAGCCAGAAGAATATGGTCAAAACTATTTTATAAACAGTGTTAATATGATATGTTACGATGAAAATTGTCTCAAACTCTTAAACAAAGAAAACAAAACAAATATTGACTATGAAAGCTTTAAAAATAATAACGAGGTAATCATAGTAAACAAGGCAAGAGGCCGTATGAATAATACTACAATATTTGACAGTTTTACCAAATATAAAGTAGGGGACGAAATAAAGTTGCCTGTTTTAAACAGCAACTATTTGAAAACTAAGGATACAGAAGAACTGAAGCGTCTTATAGATAATGGCAAAACCCTTACTTTTAAGGTAGCAGGGGTAGTTGAATATGAGACGGTATTACAAAATATTCCATACAACAGCTTTGGAATAATAATGTCCCATGACAGTTATAAGAGGTTGACAGGAACAAATGAATTAACAATACTGGCATTAAATTTCGATTCACCGGAACATGCTGATAATAACTATGAAAAGCTCAATATGCTTGCTGATGAAAACAATGCTCAGTACATTGACGTATATAAACAGAAAAAAGAATTTGACGATCTAATGAATCAGATGATGATTCTAGTTTACGGATTTATTAGCCTTATAATACTTATATCTACTGTAAATATAATTAATACTGTAACTATCAATCTTCTTGTGAAAAAGAGAGAGTACGCTACTTTTAAGGCTATTGGTATGACAAAGGGACAATTCCAGAAATTGGTTCTTTTAGAAGGAGGCTTATTTGGAATAATTGCATGTATAATTGGGCTGCCTATTGCCTTCCTTCTTACCTATTTTGGAATAATCGTTAACAATCCTGTTGGAGATATTGGGTATCAAGCGGCTTGGTGGCCGTATATATACGGTGGCCTGGGAATGATTGCAATTACTTTGCTGGCCGCATTGTTCCCGTTGAGTAAATTAAACGATATGAACATTGTGGAATCACTTCGTGTTGAGGAGTAA
- a CDS encoding glycosyl hydrolase family 8: MANGAYYTQAYPDLFSEIGISSELIKKKIDETFNTMFFDPEEKIYFEMGNDMGYILDTGNNDARTEGMSYGMMMAVQMDRKDIFDRLWLFSKTYMQHTKGKYQGYFAWSVAPDGTKNYDGPAPDGEEYFAMALFFASSRWGDGIPPFNYSTQAKEILRHCLHQPEIVKGGKAMWDKSNYYIKFVPEAAYSDPSYHLPHFYELFALKAYEEDRPFWKKAAEESRKYLHLSCNKDTGMAPEYANFDGTPKLLFRDYEFYSDAYRVAMNIGLDAAWFNKDESLGEIVDKLQAFFSENTELGEYKAYTIKGEPFDEPAMHPVAIIATNAAGSLAAKGKYRKQWVKDFWELPLRKGERRYYDNCLYFFSLLMLAGEYRIYM, encoded by the coding sequence ATGGCAAATGGAGCATACTATACACAAGCATATCCGGATTTATTTTCTGAAATAGGTATTTCCAGTGAATTAATCAAAAAAAAGATAGATGAAACTTTCAATACCATGTTTTTTGACCCGGAGGAGAAGATTTATTTTGAAATGGGTAACGACATGGGATATATATTGGATACAGGTAATAACGATGCACGAACCGAGGGAATGAGCTACGGTATGATGATGGCTGTTCAGATGGACCGAAAGGACATATTTGACAGGCTGTGGCTTTTTTCAAAAACATATATGCAGCATACCAAAGGTAAATATCAGGGCTATTTTGCATGGTCAGTGGCACCTGACGGTACAAAGAATTATGATGGCCCCGCACCCGACGGTGAAGAGTATTTTGCAATGGCGCTTTTCTTTGCCAGCAGCAGATGGGGAGACGGGATTCCGCCTTTTAACTACAGTACTCAGGCAAAAGAAATTTTAAGACACTGCTTGCATCAACCGGAAATTGTTAAAGGCGGAAAAGCCATGTGGGACAAATCAAACTACTATATAAAATTTGTTCCCGAAGCAGCTTATTCAGACCCGTCATACCATTTACCTCATTTTTATGAACTGTTTGCACTAAAGGCATATGAAGAGGACAGGCCTTTTTGGAAAAAAGCTGCAGAGGAAAGCAGAAAGTATCTTCATTTGTCATGTAACAAAGATACTGGAATGGCACCTGAATATGCAAATTTTGACGGTACTCCCAAGTTGTTGTTCAGGGATTATGAATTCTATTCAGATGCATACAGAGTAGCTATGAATATAGGATTGGATGCAGCTTGGTTTAACAAGGATGAGTCTCTGGGAGAGATAGTAGATAAATTACAGGCATTTTTCAGTGAAAATACCGAACTGGGCGAATACAAGGCCTATACTATTAAAGGAGAACCCTTTGATGAGCCTGCTATGCACCCGGTTGCAATAATTGCAACCAATGCAGCTGGTTCATTGGCAGCAAAAGGAAAATACCGAAAGCAGTGGGTCAAGGATTTCTGGGAACTCCCATTAAGAAAAGGAGAACGCAGGTATTACGATAACTGTCTTTATTTTTTCAGTTTGCTGATGTTGGCGGGTGAATACAGAATATACATGTAG